The Homo sapiens chromosome 5, GRCh38.p14 Primary Assembly genome includes a window with the following:
- the RGMB gene encoding repulsive guidance molecule B isoform X1 has product MPVGRLHWFPEINGQEAHYLRALASGSQMLFAPAVLSGPACSEVQGPPDPAEPPPGAKGLRMIRKKRKRSAPPGPCRSHGPRPATAPAPPPSPEPTRPAWTGMGLRAAPSSAAAAAAEVEQRRSPGLCPPPLELLLLLLFSLGLLHAGDCQQPAQCRIQKCTTDFVSLTSHLNSAVDGFDSEFCKALRAYAGCTQRTSKACRGNLVYHSAVLGISDLMSQRNCSKDGPTSSTNPEVTHDPCNYHSHAGAREHRRGDQNPPSYLFCGLFGDPHLRTFKDNFQTCKVEGAWPLIDNNYLSVQVTNVPVVPGSSATATNKITIIFKAHHECTDQKVYQAVTDDLPAAFVDGTTSGGDSDAKSLRIVERESGHYVEMHARYIGTTVFVRQVGRYLTLAIRMPEDLAMSYEESQDLQLCVNGCPLSERIDDGQGQVSAILGHSLPRTSLVQAWPGYTLETANTQCHEKMPVKDIYFQSCVFDLLTTGDANFTAAAHSALEDVEALHPRKERWHIFPSSGNGTPRGGSDLSVSLGLTCLILIVFL; this is encoded by the exons ATGCCTGTG GGAAGGCTGCACTGGTTTCCTGAGATAAATGGACAGGAAGCGCATTACCTCCGCGCGCTGGCAAGCGGCTCCCAAATGCTTTTTGCACCTGCCGTTTTGAGCG GTCCTGCGTGTTCCGAAGTTCAGGGGCCCCCTGATCCCGCTGAGCCCCCTCCAGGAGCGAAAGGGTTAAGAATGAT aaggaagaagaggaagcgAAGCGCGCCCCCCGGCCCATGCCGCAGCCACGGGCCCAGACCCGCCACGGCGCCCGCGCCGCCGCCCTCGCCGGAGCCCACGAGACCTGCATGGACGGGCATGGGCTTGAGAGCAGCACCTTCCagcgccgccgctgccgccgccgagGTTGAGCAGCGCCGCAGCCCCGGGCTCTGCCCCCCGCCgctggagctgctgctgctgctgctgttcagCCTCGGGCTGCTCCACGCAG GTGACTGCCAACAGCCAGCCCAATGTCGAATCCAGAAATGCACCACGGACTTCGTGTCCCTGACTTCTCACCTGAACTCTGCCGTTGACGGCTTTGACTCTGAGTTTTGCAAGGCCTTGCGTGCCTATGCTGGCTGCACCCAGCGAACTTCAAAAGCCTGCCGTGGCAACCTGGTATACCATTCTGCCGTGTTGGGTATCAGTGACCTCATGAGCCAGAGGAATTGTTCCAAGGATGGACCCACATCCTCTACCAACCCCGAAGTGACCCATGATCCTTGCAACTATCACAGCCACGCTGGAGCCAGGGAACACAGGAGAGGGGACCAGAACCCTCCCAGTTACCTTTTTTGTGGCTTGTTTGGAGATCCTCACCTCAGAACTTTCAAGGATAACTTCCAAACATGCAAAGTAGAAGGGGCCTGGCCACTCATAGATAATAATTATCTTTCAGTTCAAGTGACAAACGTACCTGTGGTCCCTGGATCCAGTGCTACTGCTACAAATAAG ATCACTATTATCTTCAAAGCCCACCATGAGTGTACAGATCAGAAAGTCTACCAAGCTGTGACAGATGACCTGCCGGCCGCCTTTGTGGATGGCACCACCAGTGGTGGGGACAGCGATGCCAAGAGCCTGCGTATCGTGGAAAGGGAGAGTGGCCACTATGTGGAGATGCACGCCCGCTATATAGGGACCACAGTGTTTGTGCGGCAGGTGGGTCGCTACCTGACCCTTGCCATCCGTATGCCTGAAGACCTGGCCATGTCCTACGAGGAGAGCCAGGACCTGCAGCTGTGCGTGAACGGCTGCCCCCTGAGTGAACGCATCGATGACGGGCAGGGCCAGGTGTCTGCCATCCTGGGACACAGCCTGCCTCGCACCTCCTTGGTGCAGGCCTGGCCTGGCTACACACTGGAGACTGCCAACACTCAATGCCATGAGAAGATGCCAGTGAAGGACATCTATTTCCAGTCCTGTGTCTTCGACCTGCTCACCACTGGTGATGCCAACTTTACTGCCGCAGCCCACAGTGCCTTGGAGGATGTGGAGGCCCTGCACCCAAGGAAGGAACGCTGGCACATTTTCCCCAGCAGTGGCAATGGGACTCCCCGTGGAGGCAGTGATTTGTCTGTCAGTCTAGGACTCACCTGCTTGATCCTTATCGTGTTTTTGTAG
- the RGMB gene encoding repulsive guidance molecule B isoform 2 (isoform 2 is encoded by transcript variant 2), with protein MIRKKRKRSAPPGPCRSHGPRPATAPAPPPSPEPTRPAWTGMGLRAAPSSAAAAAAEVEQRRSPGLCPPPLELLLLLLFSLGLLHAGDCQQPAQCRIQKCTTDFVSLTSHLNSAVDGFDSEFCKALRAYAGCTQRTSKACRGNLVYHSAVLGISDLMSQRNCSKDGPTSSTNPEVTHDPCNYHSHAGAREHRRGDQNPPSYLFCGLFGDPHLRTFKDNFQTCKVEGAWPLIDNNYLSVQVTNVPVVPGSSATATNKITIIFKAHHECTDQKVYQAVTDDLPAAFVDGTTSGGDSDAKSLRIVERESGHYVEMHARYIGTTVFVRQVGRYLTLAIRMPEDLAMSYEESQDLQLCVNGCPLSERIDDGQGQVSAILGHSLPRTSLVQAWPGYTLETANTQCHEKMPVKDIYFQSCVFDLLTTGDANFTAAAHSALEDVEALHPRKERWHIFPSSGNGTPRGGSDLSVSLGLTCLILIVFL; from the exons ATGAT aaggaagaagaggaagcgAAGCGCGCCCCCCGGCCCATGCCGCAGCCACGGGCCCAGACCCGCCACGGCGCCCGCGCCGCCGCCCTCGCCGGAGCCCACGAGACCTGCATGGACGGGCATGGGCTTGAGAGCAGCACCTTCCagcgccgccgctgccgccgccgagGTTGAGCAGCGCCGCAGCCCCGGGCTCTGCCCCCCGCCgctggagctgctgctgctgctgctgttcagCCTCGGGCTGCTCCACGCAG GTGACTGCCAACAGCCAGCCCAATGTCGAATCCAGAAATGCACCACGGACTTCGTGTCCCTGACTTCTCACCTGAACTCTGCCGTTGACGGCTTTGACTCTGAGTTTTGCAAGGCCTTGCGTGCCTATGCTGGCTGCACCCAGCGAACTTCAAAAGCCTGCCGTGGCAACCTGGTATACCATTCTGCCGTGTTGGGTATCAGTGACCTCATGAGCCAGAGGAATTGTTCCAAGGATGGACCCACATCCTCTACCAACCCCGAAGTGACCCATGATCCTTGCAACTATCACAGCCACGCTGGAGCCAGGGAACACAGGAGAGGGGACCAGAACCCTCCCAGTTACCTTTTTTGTGGCTTGTTTGGAGATCCTCACCTCAGAACTTTCAAGGATAACTTCCAAACATGCAAAGTAGAAGGGGCCTGGCCACTCATAGATAATAATTATCTTTCAGTTCAAGTGACAAACGTACCTGTGGTCCCTGGATCCAGTGCTACTGCTACAAATAAG ATCACTATTATCTTCAAAGCCCACCATGAGTGTACAGATCAGAAAGTCTACCAAGCTGTGACAGATGACCTGCCGGCCGCCTTTGTGGATGGCACCACCAGTGGTGGGGACAGCGATGCCAAGAGCCTGCGTATCGTGGAAAGGGAGAGTGGCCACTATGTGGAGATGCACGCCCGCTATATAGGGACCACAGTGTTTGTGCGGCAGGTGGGTCGCTACCTGACCCTTGCCATCCGTATGCCTGAAGACCTGGCCATGTCCTACGAGGAGAGCCAGGACCTGCAGCTGTGCGTGAACGGCTGCCCCCTGAGTGAACGCATCGATGACGGGCAGGGCCAGGTGTCTGCCATCCTGGGACACAGCCTGCCTCGCACCTCCTTGGTGCAGGCCTGGCCTGGCTACACACTGGAGACTGCCAACACTCAATGCCATGAGAAGATGCCAGTGAAGGACATCTATTTCCAGTCCTGTGTCTTCGACCTGCTCACCACTGGTGATGCCAACTTTACTGCCGCAGCCCACAGTGCCTTGGAGGATGTGGAGGCCCTGCACCCAAGGAAGGAACGCTGGCACATTTTCCCCAGCAGTGGCAATGGGACTCCCCGTGGAGGCAGTGATTTGTCTGTCAGTCTAGGACTCACCTGCTTGATCCTTATCGTGTTTTTGTAG
- the RGMB gene encoding repulsive guidance molecule B isoform 3 (isoform 3 is encoded by transcript variant 5), which yields MMKKRKRSAPPGPCRSHGPRPATAPAPPPSPEPTRPAWTGMGLRAAPSSAAAAAAEVEQRRSPGLCPPPLELLLLLLFSLGLLHAGDCQQPAQCRIQKCTTDFVSLTSHLNSAVDGFDSEFCKALRAYAGCTQRTSKACRGNLVYHSAVLGISDLMSQRNCSKDGPTSSTNPEVTHDPCNYHSHAGAREHRRGDQNPPSYLFCGLFGDPHLRTFKDNFQTCKVEGAWPLIDNNYLSVQVTNVPVVPGSSATATNKITIIFKAHHECTDQKVYQAVTDDLPAAFVDGTTSGGDSDAKSLRIVERESGHYVEMHARYIGTTVFVRQVGRYLTLAIRMPEDLAMSYEESQDLQLCVNGCPLSERIDDGQGQVSAILGHSLPRTSLVQAWPGYTLETANTQCHEKMPVKDIYFQSCVFDLLTTGDANFTAAAHSALEDVEALHPRKERWHIFPSSGNGTPRGGSDLSVSLGLTCLILIVFL from the exons ATGAT gaagaagaggaagcgAAGCGCGCCCCCCGGCCCATGCCGCAGCCACGGGCCCAGACCCGCCACGGCGCCCGCGCCGCCGCCCTCGCCGGAGCCCACGAGACCTGCATGGACGGGCATGGGCTTGAGAGCAGCACCTTCCagcgccgccgctgccgccgccgagGTTGAGCAGCGCCGCAGCCCCGGGCTCTGCCCCCCGCCgctggagctgctgctgctgctgctgttcagCCTCGGGCTGCTCCACGCAG GTGACTGCCAACAGCCAGCCCAATGTCGAATCCAGAAATGCACCACGGACTTCGTGTCCCTGACTTCTCACCTGAACTCTGCCGTTGACGGCTTTGACTCTGAGTTTTGCAAGGCCTTGCGTGCCTATGCTGGCTGCACCCAGCGAACTTCAAAAGCCTGCCGTGGCAACCTGGTATACCATTCTGCCGTGTTGGGTATCAGTGACCTCATGAGCCAGAGGAATTGTTCCAAGGATGGACCCACATCCTCTACCAACCCCGAAGTGACCCATGATCCTTGCAACTATCACAGCCACGCTGGAGCCAGGGAACACAGGAGAGGGGACCAGAACCCTCCCAGTTACCTTTTTTGTGGCTTGTTTGGAGATCCTCACCTCAGAACTTTCAAGGATAACTTCCAAACATGCAAAGTAGAAGGGGCCTGGCCACTCATAGATAATAATTATCTTTCAGTTCAAGTGACAAACGTACCTGTGGTCCCTGGATCCAGTGCTACTGCTACAAATAAG ATCACTATTATCTTCAAAGCCCACCATGAGTGTACAGATCAGAAAGTCTACCAAGCTGTGACAGATGACCTGCCGGCCGCCTTTGTGGATGGCACCACCAGTGGTGGGGACAGCGATGCCAAGAGCCTGCGTATCGTGGAAAGGGAGAGTGGCCACTATGTGGAGATGCACGCCCGCTATATAGGGACCACAGTGTTTGTGCGGCAGGTGGGTCGCTACCTGACCCTTGCCATCCGTATGCCTGAAGACCTGGCCATGTCCTACGAGGAGAGCCAGGACCTGCAGCTGTGCGTGAACGGCTGCCCCCTGAGTGAACGCATCGATGACGGGCAGGGCCAGGTGTCTGCCATCCTGGGACACAGCCTGCCTCGCACCTCCTTGGTGCAGGCCTGGCCTGGCTACACACTGGAGACTGCCAACACTCAATGCCATGAGAAGATGCCAGTGAAGGACATCTATTTCCAGTCCTGTGTCTTCGACCTGCTCACCACTGGTGATGCCAACTTTACTGCCGCAGCCCACAGTGCCTTGGAGGATGTGGAGGCCCTGCACCCAAGGAAGGAACGCTGGCACATTTTCCCCAGCAGTGGCAATGGGACTCCCCGTGGAGGCAGTGATTTGTCTGTCAGTCTAGGACTCACCTGCTTGATCCTTATCGTGTTTTTGTAG
- the RGMB gene encoding repulsive guidance molecule B isoform X3, with product MGLRAAPSSAAAAAAEVEQRRSPGLCPPPLELLLLLLFSLGLLHAGDCQQPAQCRIQKCTTDFVSLTSHLNSAVDGFDSEFCKALRAYAGCTQRTSKACRGNLVYHSAVLGISDLMSQRNCSKDGPTSSTNPEVTHDPCNYHSHAGAREHRRGDQNPPSYLFCGLFGDPHLRTFKDNFQTCKVEGAWPLIDNNYLSVQVTNVPVVPGSSATATNKITIIFKAHHECTDQKVYQAVTDDLPAAFVDGTTSGGDSDAKSLRIVERESGHYVEMHARYIGTTVFVRQVGRYLTLAIRMPEDLAMSYEESQDLQLCVNGCPLSERIDDGQGQVSAILGHSLPRTSLVQAWPGYTLETANTQCHEKMPVKDIYFQSCVFDLLTTGDANFTAAAHSALEDVEALHPRKERWHIFPSSGNGTPRGGSDLSVSLGLTCLILIVFL from the exons ATGGGCTTGAGAGCAGCACCTTCCagcgccgccgctgccgccgccgagGTTGAGCAGCGCCGCAGCCCCGGGCTCTGCCCCCCGCCgctggagctgctgctgctgctgctgttcagCCTCGGGCTGCTCCACGCAG GTGACTGCCAACAGCCAGCCCAATGTCGAATCCAGAAATGCACCACGGACTTCGTGTCCCTGACTTCTCACCTGAACTCTGCCGTTGACGGCTTTGACTCTGAGTTTTGCAAGGCCTTGCGTGCCTATGCTGGCTGCACCCAGCGAACTTCAAAAGCCTGCCGTGGCAACCTGGTATACCATTCTGCCGTGTTGGGTATCAGTGACCTCATGAGCCAGAGGAATTGTTCCAAGGATGGACCCACATCCTCTACCAACCCCGAAGTGACCCATGATCCTTGCAACTATCACAGCCACGCTGGAGCCAGGGAACACAGGAGAGGGGACCAGAACCCTCCCAGTTACCTTTTTTGTGGCTTGTTTGGAGATCCTCACCTCAGAACTTTCAAGGATAACTTCCAAACATGCAAAGTAGAAGGGGCCTGGCCACTCATAGATAATAATTATCTTTCAGTTCAAGTGACAAACGTACCTGTGGTCCCTGGATCCAGTGCTACTGCTACAAATAAG ATCACTATTATCTTCAAAGCCCACCATGAGTGTACAGATCAGAAAGTCTACCAAGCTGTGACAGATGACCTGCCGGCCGCCTTTGTGGATGGCACCACCAGTGGTGGGGACAGCGATGCCAAGAGCCTGCGTATCGTGGAAAGGGAGAGTGGCCACTATGTGGAGATGCACGCCCGCTATATAGGGACCACAGTGTTTGTGCGGCAGGTGGGTCGCTACCTGACCCTTGCCATCCGTATGCCTGAAGACCTGGCCATGTCCTACGAGGAGAGCCAGGACCTGCAGCTGTGCGTGAACGGCTGCCCCCTGAGTGAACGCATCGATGACGGGCAGGGCCAGGTGTCTGCCATCCTGGGACACAGCCTGCCTCGCACCTCCTTGGTGCAGGCCTGGCCTGGCTACACACTGGAGACTGCCAACACTCAATGCCATGAGAAGATGCCAGTGAAGGACATCTATTTCCAGTCCTGTGTCTTCGACCTGCTCACCACTGGTGATGCCAACTTTACTGCCGCAGCCCACAGTGCCTTGGAGGATGTGGAGGCCCTGCACCCAAGGAAGGAACGCTGGCACATTTTCCCCAGCAGTGGCAATGGGACTCCCCGTGGAGGCAGTGATTTGTCTGTCAGTCTAGGACTCACCTGCTTGATCCTTATCGTGTTTTTGTAG
- the RGMB gene encoding repulsive guidance molecule B isoform X4 — protein sequence MPPNCDCQQPAQCRIQKCTTDFVSLTSHLNSAVDGFDSEFCKALRAYAGCTQRTSKACRGNLVYHSAVLGISDLMSQRNCSKDGPTSSTNPEVTHDPCNYHSHAGAREHRRGDQNPPSYLFCGLFGDPHLRTFKDNFQTCKVEGAWPLIDNNYLSVQVTNVPVVPGSSATATNKITIIFKAHHECTDQKVYQAVTDDLPAAFVDGTTSGGDSDAKSLRIVERESGHYVEMHARYIGTTVFVRQVGRYLTLAIRMPEDLAMSYEESQDLQLCVNGCPLSERIDDGQGQVSAILGHSLPRTSLVQAWPGYTLETANTQCHEKMPVKDIYFQSCVFDLLTTGDANFTAAAHSALEDVEALHPRKERWHIFPSSGNGTPRGGSDLSVSLGLTCLILIVFL from the exons ATGCCACCCAACT GTGACTGCCAACAGCCAGCCCAATGTCGAATCCAGAAATGCACCACGGACTTCGTGTCCCTGACTTCTCACCTGAACTCTGCCGTTGACGGCTTTGACTCTGAGTTTTGCAAGGCCTTGCGTGCCTATGCTGGCTGCACCCAGCGAACTTCAAAAGCCTGCCGTGGCAACCTGGTATACCATTCTGCCGTGTTGGGTATCAGTGACCTCATGAGCCAGAGGAATTGTTCCAAGGATGGACCCACATCCTCTACCAACCCCGAAGTGACCCATGATCCTTGCAACTATCACAGCCACGCTGGAGCCAGGGAACACAGGAGAGGGGACCAGAACCCTCCCAGTTACCTTTTTTGTGGCTTGTTTGGAGATCCTCACCTCAGAACTTTCAAGGATAACTTCCAAACATGCAAAGTAGAAGGGGCCTGGCCACTCATAGATAATAATTATCTTTCAGTTCAAGTGACAAACGTACCTGTGGTCCCTGGATCCAGTGCTACTGCTACAAATAAG ATCACTATTATCTTCAAAGCCCACCATGAGTGTACAGATCAGAAAGTCTACCAAGCTGTGACAGATGACCTGCCGGCCGCCTTTGTGGATGGCACCACCAGTGGTGGGGACAGCGATGCCAAGAGCCTGCGTATCGTGGAAAGGGAGAGTGGCCACTATGTGGAGATGCACGCCCGCTATATAGGGACCACAGTGTTTGTGCGGCAGGTGGGTCGCTACCTGACCCTTGCCATCCGTATGCCTGAAGACCTGGCCATGTCCTACGAGGAGAGCCAGGACCTGCAGCTGTGCGTGAACGGCTGCCCCCTGAGTGAACGCATCGATGACGGGCAGGGCCAGGTGTCTGCCATCCTGGGACACAGCCTGCCTCGCACCTCCTTGGTGCAGGCCTGGCCTGGCTACACACTGGAGACTGCCAACACTCAATGCCATGAGAAGATGCCAGTGAAGGACATCTATTTCCAGTCCTGTGTCTTCGACCTGCTCACCACTGGTGATGCCAACTTTACTGCCGCAGCCCACAGTGCCTTGGAGGATGTGGAGGCCCTGCACCCAAGGAAGGAACGCTGGCACATTTTCCCCAGCAGTGGCAATGGGACTCCCCGTGGAGGCAGTGATTTGTCTGTCAGTCTAGGACTCACCTGCTTGATCCTTATCGTGTTTTTGTAG